The Terriglobia bacterium genomic sequence GAGCGCCACGGCGGACGCGTCATCAAGACCATCGGCGACGCCGTCATGGCTGCCTTCCAAGACCACGCCGAAGCCGTCGCCGCCGCCATCGAAATGCAGGAGGCCGTCACCGCCGACTGCACCGCCAAGCCCGAGGCGCACCGCGTCAAGGTCCGCATTGGCATTCATTACGGTCGGGGAATCGTTAAGTCCAACGACGTTTTCGGAGATGTTGTCAACGTCGCCTCGCGCGTGGAAGGCGCCGCCGGCCCCGAACAGATTCTCATCTCCGACACCCTGTACCAAGCGGTCGCCGAAACCAACCGCTTCCACCTTCGGCTGGCCGGGCGCTTTTCCCTCAAAGGCAAGTCCGAGCAGCGCGAACTCTTCGAGGTCATCTGGCGGGACCAGGCGGGCGAAGCTCCGGGCTCGCACAGCATGATCATGGCCGCTCTCAGCGCGCCCCGGGTCAAGTACAAGCTGTTGCAGCTTCGCAACGACGGCCGCCCCGGCCGCGAATTCGAAATTCTCTCCGGCCGGGCGCTCGTCGGCCGCACGCAGTGCGACTTCCCTTTCCCCAACGACGAGTACATGCAATCGCCCCACGCCCGTCTGCTGGTGGAATCAGGCCAGCTTTTCCTCGACCCCGTGCCGGAAGCCGACACTTTCTTCAGCCTGATCGGTTCCTACCGCCTGCAGCACGGCGACGTCGTTAGCTTCGGCAACCAGGTGCTGGAGTTCCAGGTGGACGAAGCCGCCCTCGCGGAAGCTTCGCTATCAGGAAAAAATCTTGGCCAGTTGTCGGCCATGCTGCATGGCGCGGTCGCCGAGTTCATTTCTCTCAACCCTGACGGCAAGCGCTACCCCATCCGCGAGCAGCAAACCACCTGGGGCCGCACCAAGGCGACTTACACTTTCCCCACCGACACTGCCATGAGCCGCTCCCACGCCAAGGTCTATCACCG encodes the following:
- a CDS encoding FHA domain-containing protein, whose product is MSPNDGVTRILNRDAQQLDQAAELEKLRRDITVLFTDIKGSTAYFEKFGDSAGLIMVHHCNTLLGKAVERHGGRVIKTIGDAVMAAFQDHAEAVAAAIEMQEAVTADCTAKPEAHRVKVRIGIHYGRGIVKSNDVFGDVVNVASRVEGAAGPEQILISDTLYQAVAETNRFHLRLAGRFSLKGKSEQRELFEVIWRDQAGEAPGSHSMIMAALSAPRVKYKLLQLRNDGRPGREFEILSGRALVGRTQCDFPFPNDEYMQSPHARLLVESGQLFLDPVPEADTFFSLIGSYRLQHGDVVSFGNQVLEFQVDEAALAEASLSGKNLGQLSAMLHGAVAEFISLNPDGKRYPIREQQTTWGRTKATYTFPTDTAMSRSHAKVYHRGEDFFLEDVGSTNGTFVLARERIPIPGGAILSIGGQRLRVFREEQSGKAVQLG